In the genome of Parasteatoda tepidariorum isolate YZ-2023 chromosome 10, CAS_Ptep_4.0, whole genome shotgun sequence, the window TGAAGCCGAAGCAGCTAGCAATTTCAAAGACATTCCCGTTGCAATAGATGGCACATGGCAAAGACGTGGGCATGTCTCAATGAATGGTTCTGTTATTGCAACTAGTGTTGACGTAGGCAAAGTACTGGACATTGAAGTGTTGTCCAGATTTTGCAAATGCAAGAACAAACAAAAGCATGATTTTCTTTGTCGTGCTAACTTTTACGGGAATAGTGGGGCTATGGAAACGCATGGTGCAGTATCAATATTAGAAAGATCCGAATCCTTACATAACCTTCGATACGTAAAATTTCTTGGTGATGGGGATTCAAGGGCATATAAAGCTGTGTGCGAAGCAAAACCGTATGGAGATGATGTTAGTGTTGAAAAACTAGAGTGCATTGGGCATGTGGAGAAAAGGATGTGCACAAGATTGCGTGCactaaaacaaaatcttaagGGTCAGAAGTTGGGCGATGACAAATCTATAGGAGGACGTGGACGGTTGACTGAGAAAGAAATCGACAAGCTTCTATTGTATTATGGTCTAGCGATTCGAAACAATACAGGCAATTTGCTAGCAATGAAGCAAGCTGTGTGGGCCACGTTTTTCCACAAGTNGGACGTGGACGGTTGACTGAGAAAGAAATCGACAAACTTCTATTGTATTATGGTCTAGCGATTCGAAACAATACAGGCAATTTGCTAGCAATGAAGCAAGCTGTGTGGGCCACGTTTTTCCACAAGTCTTCGACTGACAAAAATCCGCAGCATGGCCTATGTCCTCAAGATAAGAACACGTGGCGCACAAAGCAAAACTATCTGGTGGCATCTACAGTCACAAAAGTAGTCTACCTGCtgatgttttattgaaaataaagcaaGTGTACAAAGACTTAGCAAAACCAGAGTTGCTCGCCAAGTGTCTTCATGGAAAGACGCAGAACTCGAATGAAAGTTTTAACAAGATATTATGGTCTCGTATTCCAAAAAGTACCTCTGTTCAActagatactttaaaaataggAGCTTAGGAAGCAGTTGGCTGTTACAACGAGGGGAATATTGTGAAGTGCAAAGTTTTGTCAGAGTTAGCAATAACGCCAGGATTATACACAATCCGAGCTATGATGATGGCCGATAAAGCACGTGTACGTAAAGCGGAATATGATGTGAAACAAAAGACTATAGAGGCCAGGAAAAGGAGAAGATTAGATAAATGTGTACTGGAGGATAAATTGTCAGATAATCCCGACAATCCAAGCTATGCTAAAgacatgtattaaaaaattgcaagtcttttttttttttttaatagtcaaattttagttttcctttaaaaaagtatattttcttattcaaagtacaaaattttacataatttagaactgtaatatgattttattcataaaaatgtagtATTATTGTTTTGATGACAATAGGTGATGATGTTTGTGTTTATTATTGTatgtctttgaattttttaaaattctaataaaaacttcaaattgaaaagtatctggttaaaatgttagaaatattgcatgaaataattataaaaaaatataaaaagtaaataggtTTTTGTAAAGATGTATCAAAGTGAAGTTATATCTTACTTCATTTGAACCGTAACGACTGCCTGTAATGTGTTCATTTAAGACcagataattgaattttttaaaaaaactagaaaagatAGAGTTTTCAAATACCagatatatattattcaaaacacattcttgttgattatttttaaaatctaatataaattgATGTCAggagttaaatattaatactttttttactaaatgttgtttttctcaaaaccatgatttttagcataaaatgtACCTTTTCTCAAAAACTACTCATCCTaatgtgattaaattttacACACTGTTTCTCCAtgtttatataaacattttaaccaagggaattttgattatatacattaacttatattttgtgGTTGCATgtgtagtaaaaatttcaaactttttatgaaaatcctGTATGAAtggggattttattttttttaaaaataatgaaaactccAAATTACAAAGGCTCTGGTTAAGGTGTGTAGAAGAATgcatataatgaataaaaaaaatatttaaaaatgttcaatagttttttaaaaaaggtatatcaaaattgggtaattttaacattatcgaGATAGGATTTCTTCTACGTGCACCTACCCCCTTAAATGATTGAAGTCATGATAAACAAGTTAAGGCCGAAATAGCTAAAGAATTCTTGTTTGAAATTGGAAAAGCCAATTAAATAACAGTACTTGACCTTACAAAAGGTTATTGGCAGATCCCGATGAGAAATAAAGATAAGACTTTCACCGGTTTTGTCACCCATTCTGGGCATTACCAATGGAAAGTAATGccttttggtttaaaaaatgctgaaagCACGTTCCAGAAGTCAATTGACAGAGTATTGGCACGGCATAAAAATTACTGTCGCTCGTACATCGACGATGTAGCCATATTTTCGGAATCCTGAACTGATCATATCTTTCATATCAGTCAAGTTTTGCTCACATTAAGAGGAGCTGGCCTAACGATAAACCTGGAGAAATGTGAATTTGGCAGACGTCACGTTAAGTTTCTAGGACACATTGTAGGTTCCGGAAAACATACCTGAGAAAGTGGAAGTGATCATAGTATAGCGAGACCATCTACCAAAAATGAGGACCGAAGTCTGTTAGGACTGGCATCGTATTATAGAGTTTATATACCCAATTTCTCCGAAAAAGTGTTGCctttaacaaagaaaagtaTTCCCACGAATATTCCATGGTATGATAAATCAGAGCAATCCTTCCAACAACTCAAGCGTGAACTGGTAAAAATGCCCTTTTTACATACACCTAATTTTGATAAACCATTCCAGTTATATACTGACGCCTTAGCGACAGCTATAGGAGCTTGCTTAGCTCAGAAGGCTTAggtaaaattatgcattaaattgtCACTTTACATTAAGTGTAAATGTGACATTAATGAATGGAAGAAAAGCTGAACTTAAGTATCTAAGAGTGTTGGGAAGTGAAGCCCATGTTTTAATACCGaaatcacaaagaaaaaaatggattacCGTTCAAATAAGATGGTCTTTATAGGGTATTCGACCATGGTTTATCGAGTATTAGATCGACAAACAAACCGCATAACCATCAGTCGAGATGTCCTATTCAACGAACAccggaaagaaaaagaaattcctaTCGCAAAAATCGAATTTCTTGAGTTAGAAACTGCCATTGAGCAAGAAAGTGAATACTAGATACCCCCCCTACTAGATACCCCAATGCGGAAGTTTACGCAGCAATGACTTCAGCGGAAGAAACTCTCACTTTCGGTGACCTGTGCTCTCTCCCCGTTTCGGAACAAACCCTCTGGCGCAAAGCGATGGAAAGTGAAATCGCTTCAATGAAAGAAAGTGATGTGTGGAATCTCCAATCCCCGCCGAAAAAAGAGAAGCCTAGTTCGTGCCGTGGAATTCTCAGAAGGAAAAGGAATGGAACGGCGAAAGCTCGACTCGTGGCAAGAGGATTTGAATGCCACGATTACAAATCAACCTATGCACCAGTCATCAGCTATCCTGCATTACGAGTGATACTGATCCAGATTTTGATACGATCGCTCTACGCACGTTTTCGAGATGTGAAAACCGCGTTTCTCAACTGTCATCTGGAAGAGACGATTTTCATGCAACAACCCGAAGGCTTCGAAGGCGGAACAGACAAACTGTGTCTTCTCAAGAAGAGCATTTATGACCTGAAGCAGGCTCCTGCGAActggtttttcaaatttaaaaagctcaTGGACAAACTGAATTTCAACAATATAGAAAACGAGCCCTGCATCTTCATCAGGTCTGTAAAATATACATAGCTCTTTATGTTGATGACGTCTTGTCCAGTGGAGATAACACCTGAGGACCGTTTAACCACAGATCAGGAGTCATACATCATTAAGTTGATAGAAAAGTACAATATCactggttcaaaactaaaacgacacttctgcaACGTATTATGTTTGCAGAAGTGTCgctttaattttgaaccagcTATATGATTGATTCTAAACCCCTTGAAATACCGATGCAACCTAAAGCCACTGCGGCAGATTTTCTAGACGGAAAACAAGCAATTACAGGGAATTAATAGGCTCGTTGTTTTACTTGGCATACGTGGCCAAACCCGATATATTATATGCTGTAAACTGCCCTAGTCAATTACAGGAAAAATCAACGTAATCAGCTTATTTAGCTTTGAAGGGTATTCTCAGATACCTTAAGAAAACCTCCCATTACAAACTGACTTACATGAAGAATAACACCTCGTATAATGATCTATCGTTGTATGTAGACGCAGACTGGGGTTCAAatcataaagaaagaaaatcaatacaggttacgtaataaaattttgcaacttcTCGATCATGTGGAACTGCACAAAACAAAAGGTGATCGAACTGTCCTCAACGGAGGCAGAAATAATCGCTCTAAGTAAGAGCTTACGGGATTTTACTTGGTTAGATAAAGTGATTAAAGTAACGATCCGAAATTAACGATTTTCGAAGTCAGCATGTCTTGCATAAAATTCATATCGAATGAAAATGCCTAAGGAAGAATAAAACATCTAGATATAAAAACGAAATTCGTTAGAGAAGAAATAGTTAATAAgaatattgaattgaaatatatatcttCCGAATatcaaatgtaatatttatcttGTCATGTGTAATATTTATCTTGTAACTTTCAAATActacttcttttttctttacaagAAGTATGAAACtcttattttatgtatgtgtaattaatgtttaattctgaaaaattgtattttattgtaatttctaACCCTTATGTGATTAAGGGTGGGTGCTGAAATCCCGGATCTGAAACTAATACATCCTGCTGTAATCACATAAGATGCAAAAGATCACGAGAACAACGTTTCTTTGACTTTAAAACTTTCCTCTCACCTTTCTTGTTCACCCCTCTAAACTTTCTTGTTTAAGATCCTGTTCCCACACCATTATGTAATGTTAAATCTCAGTATACAAGCCCTGTATATTTTCACCTAACTTCACTTCTAGCTTCAATAAACTAGTTGTCACCCATCACCTCGATCTATGGCTCTTATTTAAAAGTCAACAGTTACAAGgcaatttgagaaaataaagtCTGTTGTTTATCGTGAAGTTTGCAAAGAAAATGTTACTAGTTACGTTCAGAGAAAACTATATAGCGATCTGTTGTTGGTGAACAGGTGAATTCATTAAACTGTGCTCTTTTAATATCGGCTGAAAATTGTAATTCAGAGGacgttaaaaaacttttcaaggcACAGATTTACcctaaaaaagataaaataggaATTCGGCAAGTTAAAAAGTGTTTCTGAAGGTCAGATTTTAGTTAATTGTGCTTCTGAAGGTGACAGCACAtttgtttattatcat includes:
- the LOC122272277 gene encoding uncharacterized protein; translated protein: MKSMSDAAGEAEAASNFKDIPVAIDGTWQRRGHVSMNGSVIATSVDVGKVLDIEVLSRFCKCKNKQKHDFLCRANFYGNSGAMETHGAVSILERSESLHNLRYVKFLGDGDSRAYKAVCEAKPYGDDVSVEKLECIGHVEKRMCTRLRALKQNLKGQKLGDDKSIGGRGRLTEKEIDKLLLYYGLAIRNNTGNLLAMKQAVWATFFHKXDVDG